A single window of Paenibacillus sp. SYP-B4298 DNA harbors:
- a CDS encoding DUF1128 domain-containing protein, producing MIEAIKSKLKMATAAAMQASHFSIDRYEDIKELYEVVAEKTAFSISEVEALVSELGKLRNK from the coding sequence ATGATTGAGGCCATCAAGTCCAAGCTCAAAATGGCTACCGCCGCCGCGATGCAGGCTTCGCATTTCAGCATCGACCGCTACGAAGATATTAAGGAGCTGTACGAAGTAGTTGCAGAGAAAACCGCTTTCAGCATCAGTGAGGTAGAGGCGCTCGTATCCGAGCTGGGCAAGCTGCGCAACAAATAG
- the yyaC gene encoding spore protease YyaC — protein sequence MRIRTNGDQERCRQRRLNELKSAPQPLRKRMDGELLLEFLTGIARCYPQRGRILFLCIGTDRSTGDAFGPLIGSMLRRQGWPHVIGTMEEPCDARMLEQIEDRLPQDKVVVAIDACLGKPGSVGMYLAAEGPLRPAQATGAIFPQLGNYSIAGVVNTIGPKPYMTLQTTSLHTVMNMAAETAELVRLAWGRQDHSM from the coding sequence GTGCGCATACGGACAAACGGTGATCAGGAGCGTTGCCGTCAGCGCAGGTTAAACGAACTGAAATCAGCGCCGCAGCCTCTCCGTAAGAGAATGGATGGGGAGCTGCTGCTGGAATTCCTGACAGGAATCGCTCGTTGCTATCCGCAGCGCGGCAGGATACTGTTCTTATGCATTGGCACAGACCGGTCTACTGGCGACGCGTTCGGGCCGCTCATCGGCTCGATGCTAAGGCGTCAGGGCTGGCCGCATGTCATCGGGACGATGGAGGAGCCATGCGATGCCCGCATGCTGGAGCAGATCGAGGATCGTCTGCCGCAAGACAAAGTGGTGGTGGCGATTGACGCTTGTCTGGGGAAGCCGGGCTCTGTCGGAATGTATCTGGCGGCAGAGGGGCCATTGCGTCCGGCACAGGCAACCGGTGCAATCTTTCCACAATTGGGTAACTATAGTATAGCAGGCGTAGTGAATACGATTGGACCGAAACCTTATATGACACTGCAGACCACCTCGCTCCATACCGTCATGAACATGGCCGCCGAGACGGCGGAGCTTGTCAGGCTGGCATGGGGGCGTCAAGACCATTCCATGTAA
- a CDS encoding UDP-glucose--hexose-1-phosphate uridylyltransferase produces MNQEQQAAERQAARQAVTAEQALAQIEQLVRFGLQHGLIEPLDEAYTRNALLDLLGFSEPLEETAPGEAPDSPLEALDVLLTYGAQIGLIPDNTTTWRDLLDARIMGLLMPRPSETAARFRRLVKQEGVVAATDDFYQLNVDSNYIRMDRIAKNQQWVHETDYGKLEITINLSKPEKDPKEIALLKTLPQAHYPKCLLCKENVGYAGRANHPARQNLRVLPLQLQNEDWFFQYSPYVYYNEHSIVFCGEHVPMQISSMTFARLLDFIEQFPHYFIGSNADLPIVGGSILNHDHFQAGRHTFAMQVATNEHTYAHSQFPGVQFHTVKWPMSVLRLQGADRQEILEAAEHVLNAWRGYSDAEADIAAWSTDNNGEQIPHNTVTPIARLQDDGSYELDLVLRNNRTSDEHPDGIFHPHRHLHHVKKENIGLIEVMGLAVLPGRLKEELEQIAACLSGEPVFGSGLPEEGHPLHAHASWINELQKKYGTALSPQQAAAVLQAETGNKFMEVLHDAGVFKRTAEGQEAFRRFLLASGLNEA; encoded by the coding sequence ATGAATCAAGAGCAGCAAGCCGCAGAGCGGCAAGCAGCGAGGCAGGCAGTAACGGCTGAGCAGGCGCTTGCACAGATCGAGCAGTTGGTGCGCTTTGGCCTGCAGCATGGGCTGATCGAGCCATTGGATGAGGCCTATACCCGCAATGCACTGCTTGATCTGCTAGGCTTCAGCGAGCCGCTGGAGGAGACGGCGCCGGGAGAGGCGCCGGATTCCCCGCTGGAGGCGCTGGATGTCCTGCTGACCTACGGGGCCCAGATCGGTCTCATTCCAGACAACACGACAACCTGGCGCGACCTGCTGGACGCGCGGATTATGGGGCTGCTGATGCCTCGCCCATCCGAGACGGCGGCTCGTTTCCGCAGGCTTGTGAAGCAAGAGGGCGTCGTGGCTGCAACAGATGATTTCTATCAATTGAACGTGGATTCCAACTACATCCGCATGGATCGGATTGCCAAAAACCAGCAGTGGGTACATGAGACGGATTATGGCAAGCTCGAGATTACGATAAATCTCTCCAAGCCCGAGAAGGACCCGAAGGAGATCGCGCTGCTCAAGACGCTTCCTCAGGCTCATTATCCGAAATGCCTGCTCTGCAAGGAGAATGTCGGCTACGCGGGAAGAGCGAACCATCCCGCCAGGCAAAATCTGCGTGTGCTGCCGCTGCAGCTTCAGAATGAAGACTGGTTTTTCCAGTACTCACCGTATGTTTATTATAATGAGCATAGTATTGTCTTTTGCGGCGAGCATGTGCCGATGCAGATTTCTTCAATGACCTTTGCGCGGCTGCTCGACTTTATCGAGCAGTTCCCACACTACTTTATCGGCTCCAATGCCGATCTGCCGATCGTGGGCGGCTCGATCCTGAATCATGATCACTTCCAGGCGGGCAGGCACACCTTTGCGATGCAGGTAGCGACCAATGAGCATACCTATGCTCATTCGCAATTTCCTGGTGTCCAGTTCCACACGGTGAAGTGGCCGATGTCCGTGCTGCGTCTGCAAGGAGCAGACAGGCAAGAGATACTGGAGGCCGCGGAGCATGTGCTGAATGCTTGGAGAGGGTACAGCGATGCCGAGGCAGATATTGCGGCGTGGAGCACAGATAACAACGGCGAACAGATCCCGCATAATACGGTGACGCCGATCGCTCGCCTGCAGGATGACGGCAGCTATGAGTTGGATTTGGTGCTGCGCAACAACCGCACGAGCGATGAGCATCCAGATGGGATCTTCCACCCGCACCGCCATCTGCATCATGTGAAGAAGGAAAATATCGGCTTGATTGAAGTCATGGGGCTGGCTGTGCTTCCAGGTCGCCTGAAGGAGGAGCTGGAACAGATTGCCGCATGTTTAAGCGGTGAGCCGGTATTTGGCAGCGGCCTGCCTGAAGAAGGACATCCGCTGCATGCCCATGCGTCATGGATTAACGAGCTGCAGAAGAAATATGGTACAGCGCTGAGTCCTCAGCAAGCCGCTGCTGTGCTCCAGGCGGAGACGGGGAATAAGTTCATGGAGGTTCTCCATGATGCCGGAGTATTCAAGCGCACCGCAGAAGGACAAGAGGCGTTCCGCAGATTTCTGCTGGCATCTGGGCTGAATGAAGCCTAA
- the galE gene encoding UDP-glucose 4-epimerase GalE, with protein MAVLVTGGAGYIGSHTVAALLERGESIVILDNLQQGHREAVLGGTLYEGDLRDPAILDRIFTENSIDAVIHFAANSLVGESMQLPGKYYHNNVYGTLCLLEKMQEHGVKRIVFSSTAATYGEPENVPIDEHDRTLPTNAYGETKLAMEKMMKWFDIAHGIKWISLRYFNAAGAHESGKIGEDHNPETHLIPIVLQAALGQRPHISVFGDDYATPDGTCIRDYIHVSDLADAHVLAVDKLRSGSDSAVYNLGNGQGFSVKEVIDIARQVTGRDIPAVIEARRAGDPAKLVASSQRARTELGWNPVRSKLEDIIASAWSWHLHHPNGYSK; from the coding sequence ATGGCGGTTTTGGTAACTGGAGGAGCAGGATACATCGGTTCTCATACAGTAGCTGCATTGCTGGAGCGTGGAGAATCTATCGTTATACTGGACAATCTGCAGCAAGGACATAGAGAAGCGGTGCTTGGGGGCACATTATACGAGGGGGATCTGCGCGATCCAGCTATTTTGGATCGGATATTCACGGAGAATTCCATCGATGCAGTCATTCACTTTGCAGCGAACTCGCTGGTGGGCGAGAGCATGCAGTTGCCTGGGAAATATTATCATAATAATGTGTACGGCACCTTATGTCTGCTGGAGAAGATGCAGGAGCATGGCGTGAAGCGGATCGTCTTCTCCTCGACGGCGGCCACATACGGCGAGCCGGAGAATGTGCCGATTGACGAGCATGACCGCACGCTGCCAACCAATGCATACGGCGAGACGAAGCTGGCGATGGAGAAGATGATGAAGTGGTTCGACATCGCCCACGGCATCAAATGGATTTCCTTGCGTTACTTCAATGCCGCAGGCGCGCATGAGAGCGGCAAGATCGGCGAGGATCACAATCCGGAGACGCATCTGATTCCGATTGTACTGCAGGCAGCGCTCGGGCAACGCCCGCATATCTCCGTATTTGGCGACGATTACGCCACACCGGACGGAACGTGCATTCGCGATTACATCCATGTGAGCGATCTGGCGGACGCGCATGTGCTGGCGGTTGACAAGCTGCGCAGCGGCTCCGACAGCGCCGTCTACAACCTGGGCAATGGCCAGGGCTTCTCGGTGAAGGAAGTGATCGATATTGCCCGCCAGGTGACTGGACGCGACATTCCGGCTGTCATCGAGGCACGCCGCGCTGGCGACCCGGCCAAGCTGGTTGCATCGTCCCAGCGTGCCCGTACAGAGCTGGGCTGGAATCCAGTACGCAGCAAGCTGGAGGACATCATAGCAAGCGCATGGAGCTGGCATCTTCATCATCCGAACGGATATTCCAAATAG